One Pseudodesulfovibrio cashew DNA window includes the following coding sequences:
- a CDS encoding RNA recognition motif domain-containing protein yields the protein MSKNIYVGNLPWAATEDDVRAAFAAYGEVASVKLIQDRETGRPRGFGFVEMDDNGALDAIEALDGKDFGGRNLKVNEARPRPERPRW from the coding sequence ATGTCCAAGAACATCTATGTGGGCAACCTGCCCTGGGCGGCCACCGAGGACGATGTCCGCGCCGCTTTCGCCGCTTACGGCGAAGTCGCTTCCGTCAAACTGATCCAGGACCGCGAGACCGGTCGCCCGCGCGGCTTCGGCTTCGTGGAGATGGACGACAATGGCGCTCTGGACGCCATCGAAGCCCTGGACGGCAAGGATTTCGGAGGCCGTAACCTCAAGGTCAACGAAGCTCGTCCCCGTCCGGAACGCCCCCGCTGGTAG